A window from Leguminivora glycinivorella isolate SPB_JAAS2020 chromosome 16, LegGlyc_1.1, whole genome shotgun sequence encodes these proteins:
- the LOC125234951 gene encoding uncharacterized protein LOC125234951, with translation MGSKGEKDNAAAGASASQPPADDVDSNGSVFKVSVRAPPFYPAEPALWFSQMEAQFEVSGITTESTKYNYIVSQLEQQYVLEVKDIITNPPAINRYTKLKTELISRLSASQEKRVLQLMKHEELGERKPSQLLRHLRTLAGKTVTDDFLKTVWSSRLPSGLQTLIASQTSATMEELADLADKVHDIAPQMPQVCAVGGDPYAIEMAKQMANLAREVASLKANFENQSHASRSGTRKGYRGRSRTPSSGRRRDRSASRNKDPSVCWYHNRFGDKSTRCTRPCNYPGSENFDGSRK, from the coding sequence ATGGGTAGCAAAGGTGAAAAAGACAATGCCGCCGCCGGGGCTAGCGCATCGCAGCCGCCTGCGGATGACGTGGACTCTAACGGTTCCGTGTTTAAAGTGTCCGTGCGCGCGCCGCCATTTTATCCCGCCGAGCCCGCTTTATGGTTTAGCCAAATGGAAGCTCAGTTCGAAGTATCGGGTATAACGACTGAATCTacgaaatataattatattgtgtCGCAATTAGAACAACAGTACGTACTAGAAGTTAAGGATATAATAACGAATCCTCCAGCGATCAATAGATATACCAAATTAAAAACCGAGCTTATATCTAGATTGTCCGCGTCGCAAGAAAAACGGGTGTTGCAATTAATGAAGCATGAAGAGCTAGGAGAAAGAAAACCGTCACAGCTTTTGAGACATTTACGTACGTTGGCCGGTAAAACAGTAACGGACGACTTTTTGAAAACGGTGTGGTCTAGTCGCTTGCCTAGCGGTTTGCAAACGTTGATAGCATCCCAAACCAGTGCCACGATGGAAGAGTTGGCCGATTTAGCGGACAAAGTGCATGATATCGCACCTCAGATGCCCCAGGTATGTGCTGTAGGTGGAGATCCTTACGCCATAGAGATGGCAAAGCAGATGGCAAACCTGGCAAGAGAGGTAGCGTCACTAAAGGCCAATTTTGAAAACCAATCGCACGCATCAAGGTCTGGCACGCGTAAGGGTTACCGCGGTAGAAGTCGTACGCCATCTTCGGGCCGGCGCAGAGACCGGTCAGCGTCGAGGAACAAAGATCCGTCAGTGTGCTGGTACCACAACAGATTTGGGGATAAATCGACACGGTGTACCAGGCCTTGCAATTATCCGGGGTCGGAAAACTTCGACGGCAGCCGGAAGTAG